Genomic segment of Citrus sinensis cultivar Valencia sweet orange chromosome 7, DVS_A1.0, whole genome shotgun sequence:
TCCTGGCAAACAGGTTCTTTCCTTCACCCCATTTTCCTCTTTAATTTCCAAgtgttaaaatataaaaagtattTCTCGTACTGTCAATGTTTGCTGAAATTGAGACGTGCAGGAAACTAATGCCTACTGTGATgcaattacaaatatatattcattgCGTCTGCAGGTGGTCTCTAATCGCTGGCCGGCTTCCAGGGCGAACAGacaatgaaaatatgaaatcaaGAATTATTGGAGCACCaacattagaaaataaaaaattgcagGACCATCACCAAAGCCCTTCTTCATCAACTGCTTGTACTCGAAAAACATTAAATCAATGCCAAGAAAAGCCGAAATTAGGGTCCAAAAAATTCATAGCCAAAACAGATTCTTACCCAATTCGGACAAGGGCCTCAAAGCGCACCAAAGCGTTGTTCTTTAGTACCCCGGAACAAGAAAAAAGCTACGGTCAAGATCAAGTAATTAATTGTGGAGCCTGCGCCATCAATGGCTGATGGCCCCCttaatgatgataatgatcAAAATGCGACGAATGAAGGAGGAAGAGTACTGCCAGAATTCAATATGGAACAGAGTGATCCGTCTGATTTCATGATTGATTTTGAGATGGACGAgcatttttaatctttactCAGCCCAGATTTCTCACAGCTACCGAATTTGGATGACACAGATAGTATTGGAGGTGATATTGTCAGCGCAATTAACACATGTGACAAAGACAAAGGCTATTATTCATCTCAAAATTCTGATGGTAAAGTGAAAGATTCGGAATTTGCATCAGTAGATGAGTTAATCAGGTCCGAATTCGAGTGGTTTAGGGCTCTCTTTCTCTACACATATATATGGGTACTACATATGAACTATATCAATAATGATGGATCGATTTGTGTGTATTGTGAGGATCGTCTAGCtatatagtaaaaataaagttgGCGAAGTTATGGAAAAGTCAACATGCAATTTGTAAAGAGTTGAATATCACTTTGTCTTAGTTTCTCGTGGACCTTGTTCCTTACTGTGGACTGCGGTGTCTCATAATTAAGTCAATAATAGATCACAGACGGGTTTATGAATCAATTCTGACAATATCGTAGTCTCTCTCCCTTTCCCTTTTTGGGTGTAATTCAACTATTAGTttgctaattttcttattcgTTTGTATAGTACAAGATACTTAGAAAATCGACAAAAATTACATTCAAATAACTCGTTCCTATCCAGGAAAAAAGTGCCGCACTGATAAACCCATTAGAAAATATTCGTAGAAGGACTTCAATTGAGACCAATATTAGTTATCGAGTCAATTTCTAGAATTACGAAACCCATATGAGAAATAGAGGAATaggtaaaattaataaacactTCTTAATTACTTAATAAGTAATCTTTTTAGTAGCGTAGCCAAATCAATATCGATTCATTGGGggtaaatttttaacaaaattttagacaaaaaaaaaacaaaaagattagACAGTAAAttctattaataatagcatataaatattttatatgatatatttagaattttttttcctttttttttgttttttcaatcaTCGCATGTAGACTTGTAGGGGCAAAGCGCACATGCTAGATTTCGAGGTGAATTGAAGAATAGCTCCAAACGATGTGTCATGAGATGGTGACTACCAAATCTTTAAAATCCCTTGTGTCGATTAATTATCGTATTTGAAAATtctctcttttgttttgttttgcaaTTGGTGCATTTCCATTTCAAACTATAAGAATTTAAGGTAAGAAAATGTTAAGTGTCATGAGCACTGAGAGAATGATGAGAGAAACGACAGCACGCTCTCTCCTGTCTGTGACActtatttaatgttaaaataattataaaaaaagtgGCGATACAGCAGCTTGTGTTGTCGTCTTTCTCAACCTTCTCTTAGCGTTCTCTACGTTTAGCACTATTGTTTAAGGTATGATGAGCTTGACTTTAATGTTGTTCCAGGACACTCAATCCCgatattatatttgaaaaattattgataacattgtttaataattttggcTTTTAA
This window contains:
- the LOC127898923 gene encoding transcription factor MYB123-like, whose product is MEIPTKKSWLRWLNYLRPDIKRGNISHDEDELIIRLLNLLANRWSLIAGRLPGRTDNENMKSRIIGAPTLENKKLQDHHQSPSSSTACTRKTLNQCQEKPKLGSKKFIAKTDSYPIRTRASKRTKALFFSTPEQEKSYGQDQVINCGACAING